Proteins found in one Terribacillus sp. DMT04 genomic segment:
- a CDS encoding YlmC/YmxH family sporulation protein — protein MTLTELQMKDIILMENGKRVGNVSDLEINEQNGHIAAIVVTLRGKTMGLFGKEEELVVPWHQIITIGTDVILIKSPEAVPVAEEEGK, from the coding sequence ATGACATTAACGGAATTGCAAATGAAGGACATTATTTTGATGGAAAACGGGAAAAGAGTAGGAAATGTTTCGGATTTAGAGATTAATGAACAGAATGGTCATATAGCAGCAATTGTTGTAACACTTCGAGGAAAAACGATGGGATTGTTTGGCAAGGAAGAAGAGTTGGTCGTTCCTTGGCACCAAATTATTACAATAGGAACAGATGTTATCTTGATTAAAAGCCCGGAAGCTGTACCTGTTGCAGAAGAAGAGGGAAAGTAA
- the pgeF gene encoding peptidoglycan editing factor PgeF, with translation MREAASNKQRLYMELGGWSAPNRIVSGITTKNNGVSKSPFDSLNMGLHVGDKDADVIQNRELLAGEIAFPLANWVLGEQVHGTEIAVVQKKDAGRGSKSLSDSIPSVDGLITNEPGLLLAAFFADCVPLYFSDAKTGWIGMAHAGWRGTVGDMAGKMIAALGSQGANPANIEAMIGPCISKHKYEVDDRIFQQIPERFRAQVLTASGESDKYYLDLQALNRLYLLDAGVKDAHIKTAPFCTYEMPEFYSHRQDQGKTGRMIGFIGMKEEQV, from the coding sequence ATGAGAGAAGCAGCTTCCAATAAACAAAGATTGTATATGGAGCTTGGCGGCTGGTCAGCTCCTAACAGGATAGTAAGCGGCATCACAACAAAAAACAACGGTGTAAGCAAATCACCATTTGATAGCCTTAATATGGGACTGCATGTTGGTGACAAAGATGCGGATGTGATTCAAAACCGAGAGCTGCTTGCAGGCGAAATAGCGTTTCCGCTAGCGAATTGGGTGCTGGGCGAGCAAGTGCATGGCACAGAGATTGCAGTTGTGCAAAAGAAAGATGCTGGACGGGGCAGCAAGTCATTATCGGATAGCATCCCATCAGTTGATGGCCTGATAACCAATGAACCGGGCTTGCTTCTGGCAGCTTTTTTTGCAGACTGTGTTCCGCTGTATTTTTCTGATGCAAAAACTGGCTGGATTGGCATGGCGCATGCCGGCTGGCGCGGTACTGTCGGAGACATGGCTGGAAAAATGATTGCAGCACTAGGCAGCCAAGGTGCCAATCCTGCTAACATAGAAGCAATGATTGGTCCTTGCATTTCGAAGCACAAGTACGAAGTGGATGACCGTATCTTCCAGCAAATTCCGGAGCGCTTTCGTGCGCAAGTACTCACAGCAAGCGGGGAATCTGATAAGTATTATTTAGATTTGCAAGCGCTGAACCGACTGTACTTGCTGGACGCTGGTGTAAAGGATGCGCATATTAAAACAGCACCATTTTGTACATATGAGATGCCGGAATTTTATTCGCATCGTCAAGATCAAGGTAAAACAGGCAGAATGATTGGTTTTATCGGAATGAAAGAGGAGCAGGTATGA
- a CDS encoding YggS family pyridoxal phosphate-dependent enzyme: MNTVQENFAQIQEKIKAAAAKAGRNYEDITLLAVTKYVTIERTEEAVNAGIGDLGENRIEGFLEKQAVIGDRAVWHFIGSLQSRKVKDVINQADYLHALDRLSLAKEIQKRAEKTIKCFVQVNVSGEETKAGVSPDETLSFIQQLEAFPAIEVAGLMTMAPHTKDEDVLRRVFSELRELRDKVADEGMAHAPCALLSMGMSNDYQIAIEEGATHIRVGSALVGPYE, encoded by the coding sequence ATGAACACGGTACAAGAGAATTTCGCACAAATACAAGAAAAAATAAAAGCAGCAGCTGCTAAAGCAGGCAGGAATTATGAGGATATTACACTCCTAGCCGTTACGAAATATGTTACAATTGAACGAACAGAGGAAGCGGTCAATGCCGGTATTGGCGATTTAGGTGAAAACCGGATTGAGGGCTTCTTAGAGAAGCAAGCGGTCATTGGAGACAGAGCTGTTTGGCATTTCATTGGCAGTTTGCAATCTAGGAAGGTGAAAGATGTCATTAATCAGGCAGACTATCTGCATGCTCTTGACAGATTATCACTTGCAAAAGAAATTCAAAAACGTGCAGAGAAAACAATTAAATGCTTTGTTCAGGTTAATGTGAGCGGCGAAGAAACAAAAGCAGGTGTGTCACCAGATGAGACGCTTTCTTTCATTCAGCAGCTGGAAGCATTTCCTGCCATTGAAGTTGCAGGACTGATGACGATGGCACCTCACACAAAGGATGAAGATGTACTTCGCCGCGTATTCAGCGAGTTAAGAGAGCTACGTGATAAAGTTGCTGACGAGGGAATGGCGCATGCACCTTGTGCCTTGTTGTCAATGGGAATGAGCAATGATTACCAAATAGCAATTGAAGAAGGAGCCACTCATATCCGAGTCGGCTCGGCCCTTGTAGGTCCATACGAATAA
- a CDS encoding cell division protein SepF yields the protein MSFKNKMRNFFTVDDEEYEYVEGQPNDAEEAEPYPNGRERSQNQNVVSLKSVQASSKVVLCEPRTYNEAQEIADHVVNRKAVVLNLQRVDHQQAKRIVDFLSGTVYALNGDIQKLGSQTFLCAPDNIELTGNITDMIEEQDEYNKRW from the coding sequence ATGAGTTTCAAAAATAAGATGCGGAACTTCTTTACAGTGGATGATGAAGAGTATGAGTACGTGGAGGGACAGCCAAACGACGCAGAAGAAGCAGAACCGTATCCTAACGGTCGGGAGCGCAGTCAAAATCAAAACGTTGTCAGCTTGAAAAGTGTCCAAGCTTCATCAAAAGTAGTACTTTGCGAGCCAAGGACGTACAATGAAGCGCAGGAAATTGCTGACCATGTGGTGAACAGAAAAGCAGTTGTACTCAATCTGCAGCGCGTTGACCATCAGCAAGCGAAACGGATTGTGGATTTTCTCAGCGGTACCGTTTATGCGCTGAATGGCGATATCCAAAAGCTAGGCAGCCAAACCTTCCTGTGTGCTCCTGACAATATCGAACTTACTGGTAATATAACCGATATGATAGAGGAACAGGATGAGTATAATAAGAGGTGGTAG
- a CDS encoding YggT family protein: protein MLFNIISTAFTVYSFALIIYILMSWFPGARQSAFGEMLGRICEPYLDVFRRFIPPLGMIDLSPLVALIVLNLARSGVATIYFMIF, encoded by the coding sequence ATGCTCTTTAACATAATTAGTACAGCCTTCACGGTCTATTCCTTTGCATTAATCATTTATATTCTGATGTCATGGTTCCCTGGAGCAAGACAATCAGCATTCGGTGAAATGCTTGGCAGGATTTGTGAACCATATTTAGATGTATTTCGTCGATTCATTCCTCCACTTGGAATGATTGATCTATCGCCACTTGTAGCGCTGATTGTCCTTAATCTGGCGCGGAGCGGAGTAGCTACAATTTATTTCATGATCTTCTAA
- a CDS encoding RNA-binding protein: protein MSIYQHYREEERPFIDQILSWMEQAERTYQPRVTDFLDPREQLIFRQLLGGQTELQWAFSGGADAAERKRGIIAPLYDAVADSDFDIVMLEATYPVKFVSLEHRDVMGAFMSLGIDRRKLGDISVQDGVMQLFTTADIAVYIRANLTEVKRAKVNWELADASRFRPEQAEWMQMEASVSSLRLDAVMKELYRMSRQQASLSIQKGLVKVNFKTVEDSSYPLAEGDLISLRGKGRGKLTEVKGTTKKDKQRITLEKLK from the coding sequence GTGAGTATTTACCAGCATTACCGGGAAGAGGAGCGTCCTTTTATTGATCAGATCCTCTCCTGGATGGAACAAGCAGAGCGTACTTATCAGCCACGCGTAACCGATTTTCTTGATCCAAGAGAACAGCTTATCTTCCGGCAGCTGCTCGGCGGGCAAACTGAGCTGCAGTGGGCTTTTTCAGGTGGTGCGGATGCGGCAGAGCGAAAACGCGGCATCATCGCACCGCTTTATGATGCTGTGGCAGACAGCGACTTCGATATTGTGATGCTGGAAGCAACTTACCCAGTGAAGTTTGTTTCTTTGGAGCATCGCGATGTGATGGGGGCATTTATGTCTCTTGGGATAGATCGGAGAAAATTGGGTGATATTAGCGTGCAGGATGGTGTGATGCAGCTGTTCACAACAGCTGATATCGCCGTATACATTCGGGCCAATTTGACAGAAGTGAAACGTGCTAAAGTAAACTGGGAGCTTGCGGATGCATCGCGTTTTCGTCCTGAACAGGCAGAATGGATGCAAATGGAAGCATCTGTATCCTCGCTCCGCCTTGATGCAGTCATGAAGGAGCTTTATCGTATGTCGCGGCAGCAAGCATCTTTAAGCATCCAGAAAGGTCTTGTCAAAGTTAATTTTAAAACAGTCGAAGATAGCAGTTACCCATTAGCCGAAGGAGATTTAATTTCTTTACGCGGCAAAGGCAGAGGGAAGCTGACGGAAGTGAAGGGCACGACAAAGAAGGACAAGCAGCGTATTACATTAGAAAAATTAAAGTAG
- a CDS encoding DivIVA domain-containing protein: protein MPLTPLDIHNKEFARGFRGYDEDDVNDFLDRVIKDYEIIIREKKELEERVSTLEERLGHFNNIETTLNKSILVAQETAEEVKGNAMKESKLIIKEAEKNADRIINESLSKSRQIALEVEELKKQAKVFRTRLKMLVEAQLEMIETDDWDGLFATEVAYEPQEEPAE, encoded by the coding sequence GTGCCATTAACACCTTTGGATATTCATAATAAAGAGTTTGCCCGCGGATTCCGCGGTTATGATGAAGATGATGTAAACGACTTCCTTGACAGGGTGATAAAAGATTATGAAATCATCATCCGCGAGAAGAAGGAATTAGAGGAACGCGTAAGCACGCTGGAAGAACGCCTTGGTCATTTCAATAATATTGAGACGACATTAAACAAGTCCATCTTAGTAGCACAAGAAACAGCAGAAGAAGTAAAAGGCAATGCGATGAAAGAATCAAAGCTGATTATTAAAGAAGCGGAGAAAAATGCAGACCGCATTATCAACGAGTCGCTTTCCAAATCCCGTCAAATCGCACTTGAAGTAGAAGAGCTGAAGAAGCAAGCAAAAGTATTCCGTACGCGTTTGAAGATGCTAGTTGAAGCGCAGCTAGAGATGATTGAAACAGATGACTGGGATGGTTTGTTCGCGACAGAAGTAGCTTATGAGCCGCAAGAAGAGCCGGCTGAATAA
- the ileS gene encoding isoleucine--tRNA ligase has translation MDYKDTLLMPSTAFPMRGNLPNKEPKMQQEWEEQNIYQKVQERTEGRPLFVLHDGPPYANGDLHMGHALNKVLKDFIVRYKSMSGFHAPYVPGWDTHGLPIEQALTKKKVDRKKMTVAEFRRLCAEYAMQQIDNQRSQFKQLGVRGDWDNPYITLTKDYEAAQIKVFGEMAEKGFIYKGMKPVYWSPSSESALAEAEIEYQDKRSASIYVAFQVKDGKDLFEGDEKFIIWTTTPWTLPSNVAISLHPEVTYVVANVGGEKFVVAEDLLSSVTETLEWDNPEVVKTFSGKEAEYVTAQHPFYDRESLIILGEHVTTDSGTGCVHTAPGHGEEDFFASQKYKLPVISPLDDKGVFTKEAPGFEGVFYDKANKEITELLEEKGALLKLEFFTHSYPHDWRTKKPVIYRATAQWFASIKAFRDQIIEQIKEVEWFPKWGETRLYNMFRDREDWCISRQRAWGVPIPVFYGEDGEPIITEETIQHVSDLFLEHGSNIWFEREAKDLLPEGFTSEHSPNGIFTKETDIMDVWFDSGSSHQGVLVNRPELQRPADLYLEGSDQYRGWFNSSLTTAVAVTGKAPYKAVLSHGFALDGKGKKMSKSLGNIVVPSKIMKQYGADILRLWVASVDYQSDVRISDEIIKQTSEGYRKIRNTFRFLLANLHDFEPAKDSVAFADLKEVDRYMLVKLSDLIKRVRESYDKYEFADVYSAVLSFCSVELSSFYLDFGKDILYIESADHPARRSIQTAYYEIIKALVQMLSPIIAHTAEEAWSYIPGEKADYVQLTDFPEELSIADHDDLLGKWDHFMAVRDDVLKALEIARSEKVIGKSLESKLTIAAKDDATKQLLQSIDNLHQLLIVSEANVVDADPEAADYEHVAVRVEKHPAKRCERCWVASETVGEDDSHPDLCSRCASVVEAHYQA, from the coding sequence TTGGATTACAAAGACACACTGCTGATGCCGTCCACGGCTTTCCCAATGCGCGGCAACCTGCCAAACAAAGAACCAAAAATGCAGCAAGAATGGGAAGAACAAAATATCTACCAAAAAGTACAAGAAAGAACCGAAGGACGACCGCTTTTCGTCTTGCATGATGGACCTCCGTATGCAAATGGCGATTTACACATGGGGCATGCACTGAATAAAGTATTGAAAGATTTTATCGTCCGCTATAAATCAATGTCTGGTTTCCATGCACCATATGTTCCGGGCTGGGATACACATGGTTTACCGATTGAACAGGCGCTTACGAAGAAGAAGGTTGACCGCAAGAAAATGACGGTTGCTGAATTCCGCCGTCTGTGTGCAGAGTATGCGATGCAGCAAATCGATAATCAGCGCAGCCAGTTCAAACAGCTGGGTGTACGGGGAGATTGGGATAACCCATACATCACGCTAACAAAAGATTATGAAGCAGCTCAAATTAAAGTATTCGGTGAAATGGCTGAAAAAGGTTTCATTTACAAAGGGATGAAGCCAGTTTATTGGTCTCCATCTTCTGAGTCTGCATTGGCAGAAGCGGAAATCGAATATCAAGATAAGCGCTCTGCATCCATTTATGTTGCTTTCCAAGTGAAAGATGGCAAAGACTTGTTTGAAGGAGATGAGAAATTCATCATCTGGACAACAACGCCTTGGACATTGCCTTCTAACGTTGCAATCTCCCTTCACCCAGAAGTAACTTATGTGGTCGCTAACGTTGGCGGTGAGAAATTCGTCGTAGCAGAAGATTTGTTAAGCAGCGTAACAGAAACACTTGAATGGGATAACCCAGAAGTAGTGAAAACTTTCTCTGGTAAAGAAGCGGAATATGTGACAGCACAACATCCGTTTTATGACAGAGAATCCCTTATCATCCTTGGTGAGCACGTGACTACAGACAGCGGTACAGGCTGTGTACATACAGCGCCTGGACACGGGGAAGAAGATTTCTTCGCTAGTCAAAAATACAAGCTGCCTGTAATCAGCCCATTGGATGATAAAGGTGTATTCACAAAAGAAGCTCCTGGTTTTGAAGGTGTATTCTATGATAAAGCAAATAAAGAAATCACCGAACTTCTTGAAGAAAAAGGTGCTTTACTGAAGCTGGAATTCTTTACACATTCCTATCCGCATGACTGGCGTACGAAAAAACCAGTTATCTATCGTGCGACTGCACAATGGTTTGCTTCGATTAAAGCATTCCGCGATCAAATTATCGAACAAATTAAAGAAGTGGAATGGTTCCCGAAATGGGGCGAAACACGTCTTTACAATATGTTCCGTGACCGCGAAGACTGGTGTATTTCCCGTCAGCGTGCATGGGGTGTGCCAATCCCAGTCTTTTATGGAGAAGATGGAGAACCAATCATCACAGAAGAAACAATCCAGCATGTGTCTGATTTGTTCTTAGAACATGGGTCGAATATTTGGTTTGAGAGAGAAGCGAAAGACTTGCTTCCAGAAGGATTTACATCAGAGCATAGCCCGAATGGTATCTTCACAAAAGAAACAGATATCATGGATGTTTGGTTTGATTCTGGTTCTTCTCACCAAGGTGTGCTTGTAAATCGTCCGGAATTGCAGCGTCCAGCTGATTTGTACCTGGAAGGTTCTGACCAATACCGCGGCTGGTTCAACTCTTCTTTGACAACTGCTGTTGCTGTAACGGGTAAAGCACCTTACAAAGCAGTGTTAAGCCATGGCTTCGCGCTTGATGGTAAAGGGAAGAAGATGAGTAAATCACTAGGTAATATTGTCGTGCCATCTAAAATCATGAAGCAGTACGGTGCTGATATTCTTCGCCTGTGGGTTGCTTCTGTTGATTATCAATCCGATGTTCGTATCTCGGATGAAATCATTAAGCAAACATCTGAAGGATACCGCAAGATCCGTAACACATTCCGTTTCTTGTTAGCCAACTTGCATGACTTTGAGCCGGCGAAGGACAGTGTTGCATTTGCTGACTTGAAAGAAGTAGATCGTTATATGCTTGTGAAGCTTTCTGATTTGATCAAGCGTGTGCGTGAAAGCTATGACAAATACGAATTCGCTGATGTATATTCAGCTGTCTTAAGCTTCTGTTCGGTTGAGCTAAGCTCGTTCTACTTGGACTTTGGGAAAGATATTCTTTATATCGAATCTGCGGATCATCCAGCACGCCGCAGCATCCAAACAGCGTATTATGAAATCATCAAAGCGCTTGTACAGATGCTGTCACCAATCATTGCGCATACTGCAGAAGAAGCATGGAGCTACATCCCAGGTGAGAAAGCTGACTATGTGCAGCTGACTGACTTCCCAGAAGAGCTGTCTATTGCAGATCATGATGACTTGCTTGGAAAATGGGATCATTTCATGGCCGTTCGTGATGATGTGCTAAAAGCCTTGGAAATAGCGCGCAGTGAGAAAGTAATCGGTAAATCACTTGAATCGAAGCTGACAATTGCTGCAAAAGATGACGCAACAAAACAGCTGCTTCAAAGCATCGATAACTTGCATCAGCTGCTTATTGTATCCGAAGCAAATGTAGTGGATGCTGATCCAGAAGCAGCTGATTATGAACATGTTGCCGTACGTGTTGAAAAACACCCGGCCAAACGATGCGAACGCTGCTGGGTAGCATCTGAAACGGTCGGCGAAGATGATTCGCACCCGGATCTATGCTCCCGCTGTGCGAGCGTTGTAGAAGCTCATTATCAGGCGTAA
- the lspA gene encoding signal peptidase II: MYFIIAIIAVIIDQLTKLAVVKNMTEGESIPIIDNFLYLSSHRNRGAAWGMLEGQFWFFYLVTAIVIVIVSYYIVKYSKESKLMGASLALVLGGAIGNFIDRLFRKEVVDFVDTRFGDYHYPIFNVADSCLVVGVILIIIAMLLDERKKGRKET; this comes from the coding sequence ATGTATTTTATCATCGCGATCATCGCAGTCATTATTGACCAATTAACAAAGTTAGCTGTTGTGAAGAATATGACTGAAGGAGAGTCCATTCCAATCATCGACAATTTTCTGTACCTGTCTTCTCACCGCAACCGAGGAGCAGCGTGGGGAATGTTAGAAGGACAGTTTTGGTTCTTTTATCTTGTTACAGCGATTGTTATTGTTATAGTCAGTTACTATATTGTGAAATATAGCAAAGAAAGCAAACTGATGGGTGCATCACTTGCACTTGTACTTGGTGGAGCGATTGGCAACTTTATCGATCGTTTATTCCGAAAAGAAGTCGTCGACTTTGTAGACACGAGGTTTGGCGATTATCATTATCCGATATTTAACGTGGCAGATTCCTGCCTGGTTGTCGGCGTTATCCTCATCATCATCGCAATGCTGCTTGATGAGCGAAAGAAAGGGAGAAAAGAAACATGA
- a CDS encoding RluA family pseudouridine synthase, translating to MSQFEHTVAAEQAGLRIDKLLSDIQEDVSRSQAQSWIKDDLVTVNGTTVKNKYTVQEGDEIAWSIPEPEEMEIKAENIPLEIVYEDADIAVVNKPRGMVVHPSNGHQSGTMVHALLYHLKDLSGINGTFRPGIVHRIDKDTSGLLVVAKHDKAHQKLTDMLKDHDIERKYRAIVHGVIDHEYGTIEAPIGRDPNDRQKMAVVENGKPAVTHFEVLERFEGFTYIECKLETGRTHQIRVHMQYISYPLAGDPKYGPRRTLDIGGQALHAAVLGLHHPITGEWMRFEAPVPEVFQAELDKLKLNA from the coding sequence ATGAGTCAGTTTGAACATACAGTTGCAGCCGAGCAAGCGGGACTGCGCATTGATAAACTGCTGTCAGATATCCAGGAAGATGTTTCCCGGAGCCAAGCACAAAGCTGGATTAAGGATGATTTGGTGACAGTGAACGGCACGACAGTTAAGAATAAGTATACAGTGCAAGAAGGCGACGAAATTGCTTGGTCGATTCCCGAGCCTGAGGAAATGGAAATCAAAGCGGAGAATATCCCGCTTGAAATTGTTTATGAAGATGCAGATATTGCAGTTGTAAACAAACCGAGAGGAATGGTGGTTCACCCTTCCAATGGACATCAGTCTGGTACAATGGTGCATGCATTGTTGTATCATCTGAAAGATCTTTCCGGTATTAATGGAACATTTCGTCCGGGGATTGTCCATCGTATTGATAAAGATACGAGTGGTCTGTTAGTTGTTGCAAAACATGACAAAGCACATCAAAAATTAACCGATATGCTGAAGGATCATGATATAGAACGTAAATACCGTGCAATTGTTCATGGTGTTATTGATCATGAATATGGAACGATTGAAGCACCAATCGGACGTGACCCCAATGACCGTCAGAAAATGGCTGTTGTGGAGAATGGGAAACCAGCCGTAACACACTTTGAAGTGTTAGAGCGCTTCGAAGGTTTTACTTACATTGAATGTAAGCTGGAAACAGGTAGAACGCACCAAATACGTGTGCATATGCAGTATATTAGCTATCCGCTGGCTGGCGATCCGAAATATGGACCGCGCCGTACACTTGACATTGGCGGACAAGCGCTTCATGCAGCTGTACTCGGTCTGCATCACCCAATTACAGGAGAATGGATGCGCTTTGAAGCACCTGTCCCAGAAGTGTTCCAAGCGGAATTGGACAAGTTGAAATTGAACGCTTGA
- the pyrR gene encoding bifunctional pyr operon transcriptional regulator/uracil phosphoribosyltransferase PyrR yields the protein MNKKATLLDQAAINRALTRIAHEILERNKGPEDLVLVGIQTRGVPIAKRLQQKIEGIEQATVPLEEVDITLYRDDLAHASDNQEPTVQPVKLGTDLTNKTVILIDDVLYTGRTVRAAMDAIMDAGRPAQIQLAVLIDRGHRELPIRADYIGKNIPTSQSEIIVVELEETDDYESVDIYEN from the coding sequence ATGAACAAAAAAGCGACATTGCTTGATCAAGCAGCAATTAACCGCGCTCTTACGCGGATTGCTCATGAGATACTCGAGCGAAATAAAGGGCCAGAAGATTTGGTGCTGGTCGGCATTCAGACAAGAGGTGTTCCCATCGCCAAACGCTTGCAGCAGAAGATAGAAGGAATTGAACAAGCGACGGTTCCGCTGGAAGAAGTGGATATCACATTATACCGTGATGATTTAGCACATGCTTCTGATAATCAAGAACCAACAGTGCAGCCAGTTAAGCTTGGAACAGACTTGACGAATAAGACAGTCATCTTAATTGATGATGTGTTATATACAGGAAGAACAGTCAGAGCAGCAATGGATGCGATTATGGACGCGGGACGTCCGGCGCAGATCCAGCTTGCCGTTTTGATTGACCGCGGTCATCGGGAACTCCCAATCCGCGCTGACTATATTGGGAAGAATATCCCAACTTCGCAATCCGAAATTATCGTCGTTGAACTGGAAGAAACAGATGATTACGAGAGCGTAGATATTTACGAAAATTAA
- a CDS encoding solute carrier family 23 protein, translated as MKPALAIHDIPKWHQWIIFSLQHLFAMFGSTILVPALTGLDPAVALVSSGVGTLAFILITRGSVPAYLGSSFAFIYPITQAIDASGIGGAMIGSFFAGLAYGIVAIAIRFGGMKGIIRLLPPIVVGPVIIVIGLALAPTAVDMAMNAPDTGEYSIKYFIVALVTLAITVAASIFLRGFLGLIPVLIGIVGGYVFALTQGIVDTSGVQAAWNQIVTADSVGAFFSGIFHVPNFTVPFADYNVADVFSWQLFFTMVPIAVVTVSEHIGHQLALSKIVDENMLVKPGLDKSITGDGVATMIASMLGGPPNTTYGENIGVLAITRIFSVYVIGGTAVLAILFGFTGIVTTLISSVPTAVMGGVSIMLFGIIAASGLRTMIDSQLDLGDKRNLIISSIILVIGIGGAFLRFQIAELDLEINSMALAALVGVVLNLVLPGRESGLGNGSLFSIEEQKQTSK; from the coding sequence ATGAAACCAGCACTAGCAATACACGACATACCAAAATGGCACCAATGGATAATATTCAGTTTACAGCACTTATTCGCAATGTTCGGCTCGACAATTCTTGTGCCAGCGCTGACAGGCCTTGATCCGGCTGTCGCACTTGTATCCAGCGGGGTTGGAACACTGGCGTTCATCCTTATAACAAGAGGATCCGTACCAGCTTATCTTGGATCCAGTTTTGCTTTCATTTACCCTATCACACAAGCAATTGATGCTTCTGGTATCGGCGGGGCCATGATTGGAAGCTTTTTTGCGGGGCTGGCTTACGGAATCGTAGCCATCGCCATCCGATTTGGCGGGATGAAAGGTATCATCCGGCTGCTGCCGCCAATTGTTGTCGGACCTGTCATTATTGTCATCGGGTTGGCGTTGGCACCAACTGCAGTTGATATGGCAATGAATGCTCCTGATACAGGAGAATACAGCATCAAATACTTCATCGTAGCACTTGTCACATTAGCAATCACAGTAGCAGCTTCTATCTTCCTGCGCGGGTTCCTTGGTCTGATTCCAGTTTTAATCGGAATTGTTGGCGGATATGTTTTCGCTTTAACACAAGGAATTGTGGATACAAGCGGCGTGCAAGCAGCCTGGAACCAAATTGTGACGGCTGATTCTGTTGGAGCTTTCTTTAGCGGCATTTTCCATGTGCCGAACTTCACGGTCCCGTTTGCAGATTACAATGTTGCTGATGTGTTCAGCTGGCAGCTGTTCTTCACCATGGTGCCAATCGCAGTTGTTACTGTATCGGAGCATATTGGACATCAGTTAGCACTATCCAAAATCGTAGATGAAAACATGCTAGTAAAGCCAGGGTTGGACAAATCCATCACTGGAGACGGTGTAGCGACCATGATTGCGTCTATGCTCGGAGGACCGCCCAATACAACTTACGGAGAGAACATCGGTGTACTGGCGATCACGAGAATATTCAGTGTGTATGTTATCGGAGGAACCGCGGTGCTTGCCATCCTGTTCGGCTTCACGGGTATCGTCACTACATTAATTAGTTCTGTGCCTACCGCAGTAATGGGAGGCGTCAGCATTATGCTGTTCGGAATCATCGCAGCCAGCGGTCTTCGGACAATGATTGACAGTCAGCTTGACCTAGGGGATAAGCGCAATCTGATTATCAGTTCGATTATCTTGGTCATCGGAATCGGAGGAGCATTCCTTCGCTTCCAAATTGCTGAACTTGACTTGGAAATCAACAGCATGGCTTTAGCAGCACTAGTTGGAGTCGTTCTGAACTTGGTCTTGCCGGGAAGAGAATCTGGCCTTGGAAATGGCAGTCTGTTCTCTATTGAAGAGCAGAAACAAACATCCAAATAA